In Babesia bovis T2Bo chromosome 3, whole genome shotgun sequence, the genomic window AGCACCCATACACATTATCGCGATCTCGGACAGTTGGTGTACGTTTTATTTACTTTGCATTGAGAAATTTCTAGGATGAGATAACTCACATTATTGACTCTATGGACACTCAATCTGCGAATGACAACAGTTTTGATGAGATTATGCGCAAGGTTCAGCTGATGACTGAAGAGAGTGATTCGTCAGTTTCTACTAAGGCACCTCGTCGTTCTGTTACCCTTCCTGAAGGTTTACCTTCTTGTCAAGTTGGTTCGTTGCTTTGTATATGTTTTCTTATCTAGTATAGGTGCTGACGTTCAGTTGATGCTACATTTACAGGGTATTTGCAAGCCTTGTGCTTTTTATTACAACAAGAAGAAAGGTTGTCGCAACGGCAATTCTTGTGGCTTTTGTCATCACGAAGACCACTCTCTGTCCACTTTAAAGCAATGGAAGAAGCAGCAAAGGCTGTATTCTCAGAGTGGCAGCTTGAGTTGTGAAAAATTGGGAGAAATATTGAATCCCAACCTTGCACCTCAGTAGCTGGGTGTGTCAATTAGACATTTAAATTTAATTATTACAATGGAGCATGACGATCGTTTTATACCTACCGCTAGATTTAAGCGTGTGCCTCGTGCTAAGAAGCCTGAATCTGATGAGCGTTTCGCTCGTTTATTTGAGTCAGACAGCGCGTCGCGCAAGGTTATTCACAAGATCGACCCTTTCGGTCGTCCTATAGgttattttgtttaatgTTATGTACTAAGGTGTGTAGGTGATGTTTCTGATGCGGATGCATCATCTTCTGAGAGTGATTCTGAGTTATCGGTTGAGTCCCCTGACGTTGAACACAACCTTGAGGTGTATCAAGATGTGAGTACTTTGGAATATGTAGGTGCATGATATTGTGATTTGAGATGTGTTTAGGGTGATGCAAGCAAGCGTATTGCGGTAGTTGGTTGTGACTGGGAGAACATTAGTGCATCTGACTTGTTTGTCTTGTTTGAGACTATGTTTCGTTCTTTATCTTCTATGCACACTTCTTGTGTAAAGCGCGCTGCTATATATCTTTCTGATTTTGGTGCTGAGCGACTTGATTATGAGCGTCTTCACGGTCCTGCAgttgtttgtttttgttgaGTTTTGTTGTATTGATTACAGGCGTGTGATGATGTTCGTCATGCTGAGCTTGATGAGACAGCTCGTCAGGAGGCTTTGCGCAAATATCAGCTTGAGCGTTCGCGTTATTATTACGGCATTGTTGAGTTTGACAGTGTCAATCACGCCAAGTTACTTTACGACGAGATGGATGGTGTTGAGGCCTATTTTGCCTTTGCCGGTTTAGATTTACGTTTCGTTCCTGATGACATTGTTTTTGAGCGTGATCCTGTATCTGAATGTACTGAGATGCCTACTAATTATGAGCCTCCTGCTGAGACTACTTCTGCGTTTCGTCATTCTCGTGTTGAGTGTAAATGGGATCTACCATCGGCAAAGCGTTTCAAGACGCTTACTAAAAGGTACGGTTTTTAGTGCATTAATTTATTTTTTTATAGATTCAAGGAGAAAGACCTCGAATCGTTGGATTTGAGTGAATATTTGGCCTCTGATGACGAATCGGTTGACGTCGAGGAGTATAAGAAGCTTGTTCGCGATGGCGAAGAATCTAGCGGTAAAATCAAGTCTAATGATGGCGCTGTTGAGGCTACGATTGGCAATTATACTATATCATTTGGTGCGTCTCAGGGCATCCCTGACTTGGAGGAGGTCAAGGCAACGTTGACTAAGGATCGGAAGGTACCATCTTCTAAGCGCAAGAAGTCTAAGAAGTCTTTGGCGTATGAGGACAATGATCCCGATGAtgtatgttgtatttattttGGGTTAAACAATTTCAGGATCGTGACTTTGACGCTCGTTCTTCGCGTGTTCAGCAGCCTGGTTTTGAAGTACGTTATACATTTGTTTGATTAAGATTCATAGGCAAACTTTGATGACAATAGGTTTACTCGTGTGTTGAAAGATCCTGATTTTGCTATCGACACCCGTCACCCTAAGTATCGCGTATGTCTATTGtgtatgtgtaacattTTGAAAAACAGAACACCGATTTCAACAAGCGGCTATTACGCAAGAAGGCAGATTTGAAACGTTGATATAATGACGACTATTGATATTGCTTTATTACGTCGTTTTCTTTTATCCGTATGTTTTTTTATTGTTCTTGTCTGATACACATTAGGGTGGCGGTTCTGATGCAACTTCTGAGCTTCTTAGTTCggtatgttattatttTTTGTGTACTGTATAATTTAATCCTAGGTATCTGTTGAGGATATTATTTTGAACCTTTCTAATTTGGGTGACGAATGTTTTCCTGATCCTTCTGACGACATTTCTTCATATTCTGGACCAATCAATTCTACGTATCCTGGCACTATATTCGTGCGCGTTTTAGATGAGATTCTAGACTTTCCGCGTCTAAATGCTTTATTTGGCAATCCTCAGGTTGGTCCAATGATCTTCCGTGAAACAGCGTAGGTATTGGAATTGCTTTCTCAGCGTTTGGTTACAAGTTCACTTCCAGTTCGTTCCCTATTTGCTAAAAAATGCAGATTTTACTTTTCTAATGGCGGTAGGTTGTTTttttgtatgtatatataaattagGCACTTCAAATGCCCACTTGATGGGCCTTCTTTGGCGACTTCTATTTGACACTGAGTATAGTATTTTTGAGGATGTTTCCATAGCTTTATGTTTTGTAAGTCGTTGTTATTTTATGTATTTATCTTTAGGTTTTAAAACATGACGTTGCTATTTTGACGGATTCACGTTTACGTGACTTGGACAATGCCTTAACTCTTGTTGATGCTGACGGTATAATACCCGTTCGTATATTTGAGTTTTGTGCATTGGTTGGGAGTGGATCTTGTGATGCATTCAGGGCATTATTATCTTTTGGTCTTTATGGGAGCatgtttaaaatatttCTCCATGGTGACAGTTTGGTTATGTTGAACTGTCTTGAGATCCTGGATCGTCATTCCTTATTAATTCAGCGTTTGCATGATGCTGGTGCGTTACCTCGTGACTTTATAGTTCGTTGTTTATCGACTATATCTCCATCTTCTTCTGATTCTGGTGACAAGTTGGTTGCACCCTTTTCTTACAAGTTCCTATTATCCCTTATTCGTTATCCTGGTGCTTTAACGTCCGATGACTTGAGTAATTTTGCTTCCGTTGTTTCTGATACTATTAAGCGTGGTGACCCTAATACCGTTACTGGTACCTACCTTTCATCTGTTGAATGTTTTGGTCCTTTGTACATGTCAGGTCATTTGGACGACAGTGTCTACAGCAAAGTGTTGGATATAATATCGTTGACATCTCAGGAGCTTGTTGTAAAATCtgtgatatattgtttGATGTCTATGTTTGACCTTGGTCTGAATGATGAGTATTTACCTTCTTTCTGTAACCTAACTGGATCTATGATCCAATGCCTTTCTCGTTTTCCACTATCTGACTTTCGTGAATTGGCTTATAAGTTATTATTGCGCAGTATCCGTTATACATCTGTATTACGTGCTATATTGGATGAGGAGTTACGCAGCCACTTATTCAGTAAAGAGGAGAGTCTATACAGTAACACTGTTGCTAAGAAAGAGCTTGTACACCGTGTTATTGAGCTTCTGGGTGATACTGTATCGTTGCCTGCGGAGCGTGTTGCGGCATTGCGTCGTTACGCTGGTGTATAAGGTTAGACATTGATGTTCTCTGTGACTGCCATCGCATTATAATGTTATAGAGCATATTAAAATTAGTTTTAAAATACGCATCATCGATGCaatttgtatattatgcGATTATTTTATACTTGTTCTATGGCGATAATATAATCCCAGATTTTAGCCTCACTTGTTATGTATTGAGAACGGTTTATTTGTCTGTTTCGTTGCATTATTTCTCGCTGCTCTCATACTTTCTATTCTTGTTTCCAGTTGTTGTGAGTCCAGTAGTGATCTATATCTTGCCATTTTTGCATCTAATTCTTGTTCTTTTCTTTCTAATCTTTGTCTTGTTGCGTTTAATTCAGCTTCCTTTGCCATTTTATGTTTTTCGAATTGTGCCTTTTGTCCTTCTAGGCTATTTCTTTCTATTGCTAGCATTGCGATTTGTTCTTTATATTCTTGCATTTGTGTTTCGTATATTTGTGATTTTTGTTTTGTGTTCATAATTTCATTTTGCAGTTCTTCAAGTTCCTTTTCTCTCGTTTCTAATGCGTTATGGTACTGTTCTAATTTACGTTCATTTTCTTTTAGCATTTGTTCTTTTTGTTTAAGTTGTGTTGCATATTCTGTTAGTTCGATTTGTTTTGCTCTAAGTTCTTCTGCTGCAATTTCTACTTGTTTCGCTCTTGTTTGTAATTCCAATTCTGCCTGTTTGATATCTCTGTAAGCTTCTTGTGTATTTGGTGAATGGTACTGTTCGTTTGTTGATATGTGCAGTTGTCTACTTTGATTTTCAATTTCTTCGTCTAACATTTTCTTATGTCTTGTACATGCCCTTTTGATA contains:
- a CDS encoding NUC153 domain family protein, whose amino-acid sequence is MEHDDRFIPTARFKRVPRAKKPESDERFARLFESDSASRKVIHKIDPFGRPIGDVSDADASSSESDSELSVESPDVEHNLEVYQDVSTLEYGDASKRIAVVGCDWENISASDLFVLFETMFRSLSSMHTSCVKRAAIYLSDFGAERLDYERLHGPAVACDDVRHAELDETARQEALRKYQLERSRYYYGIVEFDSVNHAKLLYDEMDGVEAYFAFAGLDLRFVPDDIVFERDPVSECTEMPTNYEPPAETTSAFRHSRVECKWDLPSAKRFKTLTKRFKEKDLESLDLSEYLASDDESVDVEEYKKLVRDGEESSGKIKSNDGAVEATIGNYTISFGASQGIPDLEEVKATLTKDRKVPSSKRKKSKKSLAYEDNDPDDDRDFDARSSRVQQPGFEANFDDNRFTRVLKDPDFAIDTRHPKYRNTDFNKRLLRKKADLKR
- a CDS encoding Proteasome non-ATPase 26S subunit family protein — its product is MTTIDIALLRRFLLSGGGSDATSELLSSVSVEDIILNLSNLGDECFPDPSDDISSYSGPINSTYPGTIFVRVLDEILDFPRLNALFGNPQVLELLSQRLVTSSLPVRSLFAKKCRFYFSNGGTSNAHLMGLLWRLLFDTEYSIFEDVSIALCFVLKHDVAILTDSRLRDLDNALTLVDADGIIPVRIFEFCALVGSGSCDAFRALLSFGLYGSMFKIFLHGDSLVMLNCLEILDRHSLLIQRLHDAGALPRDFIVRCLSTISPSSSDSGDKLVAPFSYKFLLSLIRYPGALTSDDLSNFASVVSDTIKRGDPNTVTGTYLSSVECFGPLYMSGHLDDSVYSKVLDIISLTSQELVVKSVIYCLMSMFDLGLNDEYLPSFCNLTGSMIQCLSRFPLSDFRELAYKLLLRSIRYTSVLRAILDEELRSHLFSKEESLYSNTVAKKELVHRVIELLGDTVSLPAERVAALRRYAGV